One Pontibacillus yanchengensis DNA window includes the following coding sequences:
- a CDS encoding alpha/beta hydrolase → MTENRDFFYVKMRDGKSLPVFAYKSPHKTNATVILIHGITAEQNALQQLAQRLQPNVNVFIPILRGYGDQDGRGDISYFGQYDHDLIDVAKSVNNQGYDRIFWAGHSMGCANLLRLLENNLVKSEGFLFLSPFFHPSLKLYKYQGRQETKQEDLYKLKLFKIISLATLMKVGVYSWTNSKVAIVPDEFTENNSLHLSFRLLLSRFIENAKQIHLSKANAPLLTLIGSNDEVTDASKLQAWWEKQTSHQCTIVQDEDHNTILHCDETIRNITNWLKKSIQLDHKHTVT, encoded by the coding sequence ATGACTGAAAATCGCGATTTTTTCTATGTGAAAATGAGAGACGGTAAATCTTTGCCTGTTTTTGCATATAAGTCGCCTCATAAAACAAACGCAACAGTGATTCTGATTCACGGTATTACCGCTGAACAAAATGCATTACAACAACTTGCTCAGAGATTACAACCGAATGTGAATGTGTTTATTCCTATTTTAAGGGGCTATGGTGATCAAGATGGGAGAGGGGATATTTCTTACTTTGGGCAATATGATCATGATTTAATCGATGTGGCCAAATCTGTAAATAATCAAGGATATGATCGTATTTTTTGGGCGGGTCACTCTATGGGGTGTGCTAACTTACTTCGATTGCTAGAAAATAATCTTGTTAAATCGGAGGGATTTTTGTTTTTATCTCCATTCTTTCATCCTTCATTAAAGCTATATAAGTATCAAGGAAGGCAAGAAACGAAACAAGAAGATTTGTACAAGCTTAAGTTATTTAAAATCATTAGCTTAGCTACACTAATGAAAGTAGGTGTTTATAGCTGGACGAATAGTAAAGTCGCTATTGTACCTGATGAATTTACAGAAAATAACTCATTGCATTTAAGTTTTCGGCTATTGTTATCAAGATTTATAGAAAATGCAAAACAAATCCACTTATCAAAAGCGAATGCGCCTCTTCTAACCCTAATAGGATCGAATGATGAGGTAACAGATGCATCTAAATTACAAGCTTGGTGGGAAAAACAAACAAGTCATCAATGTACGATTGTTCAAGATGAAGATCATAATACAATCCTTCATTGTGATGAAACGATAAGAAATATCACTAACTGGTTGAAAAAGTCTATACAGTTAGACCATAAGCATACTGTTACCTAA
- a CDS encoding proline dehydrogenase family protein, whose translation MEALSKNFFLYLSNNSVLDRLAKKWGPKFGADKIVGGETFEQAVPLIQQLNNQGLDITVDHLGEFVSSEEEARNRAKECVETIQTISSNQLQSQVSVKLTSLGLDIRHDLVWENMITIMEEAKKHNVVITIDMEDSTRTEKTLEMYKALKEKYDNIGTVIQSYLYRSSEDLDDLNAYNPYLRLVKGAYKESGKVAFVEKSYVDDNLKHLIKKNLLNGNYTAVASHDDAMIEYTKSLAKENNIPSDQFEFQMLYGMRNDTQLALLKEGYKVRVYLPYGDDWYGYFMRRLAERPANVAFAVKGIFKK comes from the coding sequence ATGGAAGCATTAAGTAAGAATTTTTTTCTTTATTTATCAAACAACTCTGTTCTGGACCGTTTAGCTAAAAAATGGGGTCCGAAATTTGGAGCAGATAAAATCGTAGGTGGGGAAACATTCGAACAAGCTGTTCCCTTGATTCAACAACTGAATAATCAAGGACTGGACATTACGGTAGATCATCTTGGAGAGTTTGTTTCTTCAGAAGAAGAAGCTCGGAACCGAGCAAAAGAATGTGTCGAAACGATTCAAACCATAAGCAGTAATCAACTGCAATCACAAGTCTCAGTGAAACTAACTTCCCTTGGACTTGATATTCGCCACGATTTAGTTTGGGAGAACATGATTACGATTATGGAAGAAGCCAAGAAACACAACGTGGTGATTACGATTGATATGGAGGATTCAACTCGAACAGAGAAGACATTAGAAATGTATAAAGCTTTAAAAGAGAAATATGACAACATTGGAACTGTTATACAATCTTATTTATATCGCTCAAGTGAAGACCTGGACGATCTAAATGCTTATAACCCATATCTTCGCTTAGTTAAAGGCGCTTATAAGGAATCTGGTAAAGTGGCTTTCGTTGAAAAATCCTATGTCGATGATAATTTGAAACATTTGATTAAAAAGAATCTTTTAAATGGTAATTATACAGCTGTAGCAAGCCATGATGATGCCATGATTGAATATACAAAATCACTTGCAAAAGAGAACAATATCCCATCTGATCAATTTGAATTCCAAATGCTTTATGGCATGAGAAATGATACCCAACTTGCATTATTAAAAGAAGGATATAAAGTAAGAGTGTATCTACCTTATGGAGATGATTGGTATGGATATTTTATGCGACGTTTAGCCGAAAGACCGGCAAATGTGGCATTTGCAGTGAAAGGTATTTTTAAAAAATAA
- the pruA gene encoding L-glutamate gamma-semialdehyde dehydrogenase yields the protein MYTPFKHEPFTDFTVEENKKAFEAALEQVKGDLNKDHDLLVNGEHVQTEDKIISINPANKEEVVGRVSKANQEIAEEAMQAAVTSFEDWRKWSPEARAGVFFRAAAKIRRRKHEFSAYLVYEVGKPWKEADADTAEAIDFLEYYARQMIELGEGKHVESREGEQNRYIYQPTGVAVVIPPWNLAFAIMAGTTVAPLVTGNTVLLKPASNSPVIASKFVEVLEESGLPKGVLNFVPGSGREVGDYLVDHPKTALISFTGSREVGTRIIERASKVQPGQNHLKQVIAEMGGKDTVVVDSSADLDTAVDAIVVSAFGFSGQKCSSGSRAVVHEDVYDEVLERVAKVTSELSVGNASESNVYMGPVVDQAAYEKIMGYMEVGKEEGRLVVGGTGDDSKGYFIQPTVFADLDPKSRMQQEEIFGPVVCFTKAKDFDEAIEIANNTEYGLTGAVITEDRQHIERAARDFHVGNLYFNRNCTGAIVGYQPFGGFKMSGTDSKAGGPDYLALHMQAKTISEML from the coding sequence ATGTACACACCATTTAAACATGAACCATTTACTGATTTTACTGTAGAGGAAAATAAAAAAGCTTTTGAAGCTGCCTTAGAGCAAGTGAAAGGTGATTTAAACAAAGATCATGATCTTCTAGTTAATGGCGAACACGTGCAAACAGAAGATAAAATTATCTCCATCAATCCTGCAAACAAAGAGGAAGTTGTAGGCCGAGTATCAAAAGCGAATCAAGAAATTGCTGAGGAAGCAATGCAAGCTGCTGTTACTTCATTTGAAGATTGGAGAAAATGGTCTCCTGAAGCTCGTGCCGGTGTTTTCTTCCGCGCTGCAGCTAAAATCCGACGTCGTAAGCATGAATTTTCCGCTTATCTTGTTTATGAAGTAGGTAAACCTTGGAAGGAAGCAGATGCTGATACGGCAGAAGCAATTGATTTCTTAGAATATTATGCTCGACAAATGATAGAACTTGGTGAAGGAAAACATGTAGAAAGTCGTGAAGGTGAACAAAACCGTTATATCTATCAACCTACTGGTGTTGCAGTAGTCATTCCACCATGGAACCTAGCATTTGCAATTATGGCTGGTACAACAGTGGCTCCTCTAGTAACTGGTAACACTGTTCTGCTTAAGCCTGCTAGTAATAGTCCGGTAATTGCATCTAAATTTGTTGAGGTACTTGAAGAATCTGGCCTTCCTAAAGGTGTTTTAAACTTCGTACCTGGTAGTGGTAGAGAAGTTGGGGACTATCTAGTTGATCACCCTAAAACAGCACTTATTTCATTTACAGGTTCTCGTGAAGTTGGTACACGTATTATCGAGAGAGCATCTAAAGTACAGCCAGGACAAAATCATCTAAAACAAGTCATCGCTGAAATGGGTGGAAAAGATACGGTTGTCGTAGATAGTAGTGCAGACCTTGATACAGCTGTAGACGCTATTGTTGTATCAGCATTCGGATTCTCTGGTCAGAAATGTTCCTCTGGTTCCCGTGCTGTTGTACACGAGGACGTCTATGATGAAGTACTGGAACGTGTTGCAAAAGTAACAAGTGAACTTTCCGTAGGAAATGCTAGTGAATCGAATGTTTACATGGGACCAGTTGTTGACCAAGCTGCATATGAAAAAATAATGGGGTACATGGAAGTAGGTAAAGAAGAAGGTCGCCTTGTTGTTGGTGGAACAGGTGATGACTCTAAAGGTTACTTTATCCAACCAACTGTTTTTGCGGATCTCGATCCTAAATCTCGTATGCAACAAGAAGAGATCTTCGGTCCAGTAGTTTGCTTCACAAAAGCAAAAGACTTTGATGAAGCAATTGAAATTGCAAACAACACAGAATACGGTTTAACTGGTGCCGTCATTACAGAAGATCGTCAGCATATCGAACGTGCTGCACGTGATTTCCACGTAGGTAACCTATACTTCAACCGTAATTGCACTGGAGCAATTGTTGGATATCAGCCATTTGGCGGTTTCAAGATGTCAGGAACAGACTCCAAAGCCGGTGGTCCAGATTATCTAGCTCTTCATATGCAAGCAAAAACTATTTCTGAAATGTTATAA
- a CDS encoding HAD family hydrolase produces the protein MTTNKTILFDVDGVLLSEERYFDSSALTVWEMLYSKEYIGVNQTIFNTNLSDEEITQVRSTVFDNDRVLSFIKSRGINANWDMVYLTLSHQIIVLLQQIQSTDEEFVREFLSKDITLDSLLKLNNKVQNSVVTPQFHTFVEDFEEGEATKQELLTFLNEIAYKKLGVKTESFTRNSELWTIGRQAFQEWYVGDELIEKSIGKKAKQPGKKGFIQHEIPLAKEKELQELFQQLQSEKWTIGVGTGRPKLETIEPLRALGLLDYIEEERIVTASDVLEAEEAHPKKAPLAKPQPYTYIRSWLTKQSTIQQALEFTLPINEEKIFIVGDSVADGLAAQTMGATFVAVLTGLSGKKARPDFEKMNADYIIDNVVDLSTII, from the coding sequence ATGACAACAAATAAAACGATTTTATTTGATGTAGATGGAGTATTATTAAGTGAAGAGCGATATTTTGATTCCTCGGCCTTAACAGTTTGGGAAATGCTTTATAGTAAAGAATACATAGGAGTTAATCAAACTATTTTTAACACTAATCTATCAGATGAAGAGATAACGCAGGTTCGTTCTACTGTATTTGATAATGATCGTGTCCTTTCTTTTATCAAATCTAGAGGTATTAATGCAAATTGGGATATGGTGTACTTAACTTTATCTCATCAAATTATTGTACTTCTACAACAAATTCAGTCAACCGACGAGGAGTTTGTTAGAGAATTTTTAAGTAAAGATATTACCCTTGATTCTCTTCTTAAACTAAATAATAAAGTGCAAAATAGTGTAGTGACACCTCAATTTCACACATTTGTTGAAGACTTTGAAGAAGGTGAAGCAACAAAGCAAGAATTGTTAACATTCTTAAATGAGATTGCTTATAAGAAATTAGGAGTGAAAACGGAAAGTTTTACTCGAAACAGTGAACTCTGGACAATTGGACGTCAGGCATTTCAAGAATGGTATGTAGGTGATGAATTAATCGAAAAGTCTATTGGTAAGAAGGCAAAGCAACCTGGTAAAAAAGGGTTCATCCAACATGAAATTCCACTTGCGAAAGAGAAAGAACTTCAAGAGTTATTTCAGCAATTGCAGTCAGAAAAATGGACAATAGGCGTAGGAACAGGAAGACCTAAATTAGAGACAATCGAACCCTTACGAGCATTAGGACTTCTCGATTATATAGAAGAGGAACGTATTGTAACAGCTTCAGATGTACTAGAAGCAGAAGAAGCTCATCCAAAAAAAGCACCACTTGCAAAGCCACAACCTTATACGTATATACGTAGCTGGCTCACTAAACAATCTACCATACAACAAGCTCTAGAATTTACGTTACCTATAAATGAAGAAAAGATTTTCATAGTAGGTGATTCAGTGGCTGATGGCTTGGCTGCTCAAACAATGGGAGCTACTTTTGTAGCTGTCTTAACAGGATTATCGGGCAAAAAAGCTAGACCTGATTTCGAAAAAATGAATGCTGACTATATCATTGACAATGTTGTTGACCTTTCCACAATTATATAA
- a CDS encoding P1 family peptidase, with the protein MERILIQNIKGFKIGHAEHLEGITGCTTIICPEGAIAGFDVRGGAPGTRETDLLSSENLVDTVHAIFMSGGSAYGLDVGSGIMKFLEEQQIGFDVQVARVPIVPGAVLFDLAVGSPNIRPNHKLGYLAAQNAYQLVDEREGSIGAGTGATVGKCLGMDHSMKGGIGTFAVKVGDLQIGAIVAVNSFGDIFDPDTGDIIAGVYDQNLQSYLSTESIMFESSPNQQETNRFSGNTSIATVLTNAKLTKANANKISSMAHDGFARTMRPSHSMVDGDTVFTMSSNEIEADLNVVGHLASYVIQQAVGRAIKEADSLGGIISYKDLNQ; encoded by the coding sequence GTGGAACGCATTTTAATCCAAAATATAAAAGGTTTTAAGATTGGTCATGCAGAACACTTGGAAGGCATAACTGGCTGTACCACTATTATATGCCCAGAGGGAGCCATTGCTGGATTTGACGTAAGAGGAGGAGCTCCAGGTACCAGAGAAACGGACTTATTATCATCAGAAAACTTGGTTGATACTGTCCATGCCATATTTATGTCTGGTGGTAGTGCTTACGGCCTTGATGTAGGTAGTGGGATTATGAAGTTTCTCGAGGAGCAACAAATAGGGTTTGATGTTCAAGTTGCACGTGTCCCTATTGTACCCGGTGCGGTTCTTTTTGACCTTGCAGTTGGTTCTCCTAATATTCGTCCAAATCACAAATTGGGATACTTGGCAGCTCAAAACGCTTATCAACTAGTAGATGAAAGAGAAGGATCTATAGGGGCAGGAACAGGTGCTACAGTTGGGAAATGTTTGGGGATGGACCATTCCATGAAGGGTGGCATTGGCACGTTTGCTGTAAAGGTTGGCGATTTACAAATAGGAGCGATTGTAGCAGTTAATAGCTTCGGTGATATATTTGATCCTGATACGGGAGATATCATTGCTGGGGTGTACGATCAAAATCTGCAATCGTATTTGTCTACAGAATCGATTATGTTTGAATCTTCTCCTAACCAACAAGAAACAAATCGTTTCAGCGGCAATACTTCTATTGCAACAGTTCTAACAAATGCTAAGCTTACAAAAGCAAATGCAAACAAGATCTCCTCTATGGCTCATGATGGGTTTGCCAGAACAATGAGACCTTCCCATTCTATGGTAGATGGGGATACCGTTTTTACGATGTCTTCTAATGAAATAGAAGCAGATTTGAATGTAGTAGGTCATCTAGCATCTTATGTTATTCAGCAAGCAGTAGGTAGAGCTATAAAAGAAGCGGATAGCCTTGGTGGCATCATTAGTTATAAAGATCTGAATCAATAG